A single Triticum dicoccoides isolate Atlit2015 ecotype Zavitan chromosome 2A, WEW_v2.0, whole genome shotgun sequence DNA region contains:
- the LOC119354652 gene encoding uncharacterized protein LOC119354652 — MGKGRSCRYGSERLLYPVQASGHHVAGAADHLADLDEEDVWSVLAAPAPDSNRSTGSARQPEQDRRGRWTAGGLSLAFEATASTPAGRHNHHVASSAPVRVPEWPAARFPAGSGGEQHGYGVSCREEEGEWMAPHEYLQAQARSSGRGTAAPSVFEGVGRTLKGRDLSRVRDAVWSNTGFFG, encoded by the coding sequence ATGGGGAAGGGCCGCAGCTGCAGGTACGGATCAGAGCGGCTGCTCTACCCCGTCCAGGCCAGCGGTCACCACGTCGCCGGCGCCGCCGATCACCTCGCCGACCTCGACGAGGAGGACGTCTGGTCGGTGCTCGCGGCGCCTGCGCCCGACTCCAACCGCTCCACCGGCAGCGCCAGGCAACCTGAGCAGgaccgtcgcgggcggtggaccgcAGGGGGGCTGTCGCTGGCGTTCGAGGCAACGGCGTCCACGCCGGCCGGGCGCCACAATCATCACGTGGCGAGCTCGGCGCCTGTCAGGGTGCCCGAGTGGCCGGCGGCCAGGTTCCCGGCTGGGTCTGGCGGCGAACAGCACGGCTACGGCGTGAGCTGCCGTGAGGAGGAGGGGGAGTGGATGGCGCCGCACGAGTACCTGCAGGCCCAGGCACGGAGCAGCGGGCGCGGCACGGCTGCGCCGTCGGTGTTCGAGGGCGTGGGGAGGACGCTGAAAGGGCGCGACCTCAGCCGGGTGCGCGACGCCGTCTGGAGCAACACCGGATTCTTCGGCTAA